A portion of the Adhaeribacter radiodurans genome contains these proteins:
- a CDS encoding pyruvate dehydrogenase complex dihydrolipoamide acetyltransferase, producing MAEVIKMPKMSDTMTEGVIASWLKKVGDTVKSGDILAEVETDKATMELESYEDGTLLFVGPKEKDSVPVDGILAIIGKQNEDISGLLSEIQGGGSAPKAAEQPVAPAATPADKPAPAPAAAAPAAPAPSSAPVNASVITMPKMSDTMTEGTIANWLKKVGDKVKSGDILAEVETDKATMELESYEDGTLLYVGVEAGSSVAVDGVIAIIGEEGADYQQLLNGGNGGAAGAQPTPGQNLNQADEQVENAQTDTQINNSTPSGSNPNVNVPGQGLNGQSSQASAANTGGRIFASPLAKKIAEEKGIDLAQVKGSGDNGRIVVKDVESFTPAAAPAAPAAATTAAPAPAAKPQPVAASAPSQDYEEVPVSQMRKVIAKRLSESLFTAPHFYLTMEIDMDKAIETRNALNEVSPIKISFNDLVIKAAAAALRSHPAVNSSWLGDKIRFNKQINIGVAMAVEEGLLVPVVRQADQKSLSQIAGEVKDFSGKAKSKKLQPADWEGNTFTISNLGMFGIEEFTAIINPPDACIMAVGGIKQTPVVKNGQVVPGNVMKVTLSCDHRVVDGAVGSAFLQTFKKLLEDPIRILV from the coding sequence ATGGCCGAAGTTATAAAAATGCCGAAGATGAGTGACACAATGACCGAAGGGGTGATTGCATCGTGGCTTAAAAAAGTGGGTGATACCGTAAAATCAGGAGATATTTTAGCCGAAGTGGAAACGGACAAAGCCACTATGGAACTAGAATCATACGAAGATGGCACACTGCTCTTCGTGGGGCCAAAAGAGAAAGATTCCGTTCCGGTGGATGGCATTTTAGCAATAATCGGAAAACAAAACGAAGATATATCTGGCCTGTTAAGTGAAATTCAGGGTGGTGGCAGTGCCCCTAAAGCCGCTGAACAACCCGTCGCACCGGCTGCTACTCCGGCCGATAAACCGGCTCCAGCACCTGCTGCCGCTGCTCCAGCCGCACCAGCGCCATCTAGTGCGCCGGTAAATGCCTCGGTAATTACCATGCCAAAGATGAGCGACACCATGACGGAAGGTACCATTGCCAACTGGCTCAAAAAAGTAGGTGATAAAGTAAAATCCGGTGATATTTTAGCCGAAGTAGAAACCGATAAAGCCACCATGGAGCTGGAGTCGTACGAAGACGGCACGTTGCTTTATGTGGGCGTAGAAGCCGGTAGTTCGGTGGCAGTAGATGGCGTAATTGCTATTATCGGCGAAGAAGGAGCAGATTACCAACAATTACTAAATGGAGGCAACGGCGGAGCGGCGGGAGCTCAACCTACACCTGGCCAGAACCTAAACCAGGCAGATGAGCAGGTAGAAAATGCACAAACTGATACCCAGATTAATAATAGTACCCCCTCAGGATCCAATCCAAATGTTAACGTTCCTGGTCAAGGCCTAAACGGGCAATCGTCTCAGGCTTCTGCGGCAAATACCGGTGGTCGAATTTTTGCTTCCCCATTAGCTAAAAAAATTGCCGAAGAAAAAGGAATTGATTTAGCTCAGGTAAAAGGAAGTGGCGATAACGGGCGTATTGTAGTAAAAGATGTAGAATCGTTTACTCCAGCCGCTGCGCCTGCAGCTCCTGCAGCAGCAACAACAGCTGCTCCGGCACCGGCAGCTAAGCCTCAACCGGTAGCAGCCAGCGCTCCGAGCCAGGATTACGAAGAGGTACCTGTTTCGCAAATGCGTAAAGTTATTGCCAAGCGTTTAAGCGAAAGCTTATTTACAGCACCGCATTTTTACCTCACCATGGAAATTGACATGGACAAAGCAATTGAAACACGCAATGCTTTAAATGAGGTAAGTCCAATTAAAATATCCTTCAACGATTTAGTAATTAAGGCTGCCGCTGCCGCCTTACGTTCTCATCCAGCCGTTAACTCGTCTTGGTTAGGTGATAAAATCCGGTTTAATAAACAAATAAATATTGGGGTTGCTATGGCCGTAGAAGAAGGTTTATTAGTACCCGTTGTGCGCCAGGCCGATCAGAAAAGCTTATCGCAGATTGCCGGCGAAGTAAAAGATTTTAGCGGTAAAGCCAAATCCAAAAAGTTACAACCTGCTGATTGGGAAGGAAACACCTTTACCATTTCGAACTTAGGTATGTTTGGTATCGAAGAATTTACCGCCATTATTAATCCGCCGGATGCTTGTATAATGGCCGTGGGAGGTATTAAACAAACTCCGGTTGTAAAAAATGGCCAAGTGGTACCGGGCAACGTAATGAAAGTAACTTTATCTTGCGACCACCGGGTAGTAGATGGAGCAGTTGGCTCGGCTTTCTTGCAAACCTTCAAGAAACTATTAGAAGACCCTATCCGAATTCTGGTATAA
- a CDS encoding histidine phosphatase family protein, producing the protein MSIKKVYLLRHGQTDYNLQGIIQGSGVDSSLNATGRQQADLFFQCYKHVAFDKVYTSVLQRSIQSVQGFIDLGIPHETHAGLNEICWGTREGTRVTPEEDAYYFDVLQKWQDGDITLRIDGGESPQDVADRQQNFLDVLLSRPEEQTVLICMHGRAMRILLCKLLNYPLHCMDLFEHHNLCLYLLQYTGSMFSVHRHMDIEHLRPMF; encoded by the coding sequence TTGAGTATCAAAAAAGTTTACTTACTTCGTCACGGCCAAACTGATTATAATCTGCAAGGTATTATTCAGGGAAGCGGAGTCGATTCCTCGTTAAATGCAACCGGCCGACAGCAAGCTGATCTTTTCTTCCAATGCTATAAACACGTAGCTTTCGATAAAGTTTATACCTCCGTACTCCAACGCAGTATTCAATCCGTACAAGGTTTTATAGATTTAGGAATTCCGCACGAAACGCATGCGGGTTTAAACGAAATCTGCTGGGGCACCCGCGAAGGTACCCGCGTTACCCCGGAAGAAGACGCGTATTATTTTGATGTATTGCAAAAATGGCAAGATGGAGATATTACTCTGCGGATTGATGGGGGAGAAAGCCCGCAAGACGTGGCCGACCGGCAGCAAAATTTTTTAGATGTTTTACTTTCCAGACCCGAAGAACAAACCGTTTTAATTTGCATGCACGGCCGGGCCATGCGCATTTTATTATGCAAATTGCTTAATTACCCGCTGCACTGCATGGATTTATTTGAACACCATAATTTGTGCTTGTACCTTTTACAGTATACGGGTAGTATGTTTAGCGTTCACCGGCACATGGATATTGAGCATTTAAGACCCATGTTTTGA